A stretch of DNA from Sebastes umbrosus isolate fSebUmb1 chromosome 14, fSebUmb1.pri, whole genome shotgun sequence:
cagaattttggcagtGCCGCTTTTCTGAAAACTGACAGTTTAGAGGTATCAGATGGTATTAGTGACATTGTCCTCACTCCATGGTGATCAGACTGAGCAGTGAAGCAGGAGAAAATCCACCATCGACCTGATCTACGGACAGCGTTGGCCATTAGATTATAGGATTATTGATGAGTGTACAAACTGTACTACAGAGCATTATCTCCTCTTGCTGcaataaaacagtaatttcCAGCACTGTCCACTTCCAATACGAGCGTTTTTCTTCATACTGCAAACACGATTACTGTTATTAGTTCAAGCATCCAGCTCCAAATTCAAGTCCACTCTATGTGTGATCCAGACTTAGTGTGATATAAAGCCAGGACTAGGGTTTGTTAGCAGTGCTTTTTCAAAAGGCCTTTATTAGAAAACAGACAGTCGTGGGTTAAGCCTGCTGTCACTTCAGGTAtgaaagttttttgttttgaccCCAATCGAAAATATCACACTGATGTTGAACGAAGACTGCGTGGCTTCATGGAGAATCCTTCAGTGAATCAAGGAAGCATTCATTAGTCACAGAAACACCACTTCAAACAAAACATCATCAAAATGGACCACTCACAATGCCATGGAAAAATGATTGCTTCAGCATGACTGGAAGAAACAAGAACAATAAGGAAAGTAAGGAGAATCACAATTAGCTTGGATTCAAAGCAGACAACCACCTTCATCATTGGAGAAGAGGCCATGTGAGTGCTAAAATACTGTTATATGGATATAATATTGAacacattttactttttgttgtGTAAATCATAACTTCTCAGCCTCAGAGCTGCTTTCCCTGGTAGCTTTTTCAGACATCTGCGGCTGCTGAGAACATCGTGAACCCACAAACAGCTCTGAAACCATTGAAATCTGCCCTTGGACTCAGACATAAGAACACAATGTACCTATAAGGCTTTATGATACCGTCTATATTCACAAATGGGAAATGCTCCAACCCAGCACACCACAGCTTCAGCTGTATGATTGAAAACAATATTCTGATTAATTATTAAAACCAGACTGACTGAATAAATGCTGCTTGCTAAAATTAAATGTTCATGTGtgtaattactattattactatcattattAATTATGGATGCAAGCAAGAATCATTtgaacaaaacatacaattccTCTTGTAACAGTCAAGCAACAGGTGTACAACTTTTGTATGTGAAATATttcattgtcatattctacattgtcaattatatatatatatttgttatatatatatatgtatatataacttTGTATTTCCGGTTCCAATGTTTGTTAatacagtagctgacaggaagtaaacttggaccaaagcggttgccctagcaacagaacaGCAATAAAAAGGCATATGGTGAAGTCGCGCTTCTATTGGTTGGGTGGCATCAGCTGTTTGCAATGCTTCAAGGTGATTGGCTCATTCACAGTACTGGTAACGTCCAATCACGTTCACTCAGGTGTGCATGGCGGACATTTTTAAACCTGTCACATATCACTCACTACTGTTGCTGTAATGTCCAGAGAGATCATGTCTAGGATATAGGTCCTATTGGCAGATATTGAAATAGTTTTGGTGGTTTTCTATTACCTCATGCTATTTAGTGGATTACTAGAACACTTTACTCAAACTTTGATTTATGGTTATTCATATCATAATGGAGCCTATAGGCtaatagagctgcaatgattaatctattagttgtcagctattaaattaatagccaactattttgataatcaataaattgttttaagtatttttttaagtaaaaaaaatatatattatttttaattataataattaaaaataataataaactgattccagcttcttaaatgtgaatattttctggtttctttactcctctatgacagtaaactgaatatctttgagttgtggacaaaacaagacgttcGAGGACGACATCTtcggctttgggaaacactgattgtcattttccaccatttttttttatattttatagaccaaacaactaatcaaataattgagaaaataattgacagattaatcaacaatgtaaataatcattagttgcagccctagtctaTAAAGGAAGTGTGTTATTTTGTCTTAACTTCCTGTCCACACCAGAAGTGGGAATATGTTGCCACGTGTGGATTGACATCTGCTGTATGTGATCACCTTGCGCCTATATGTGAGCAAATATCTGACCAGTtttataatgtgtatatataatgtatgtatgtttaaTAATGTACAGCATGAAGGACTGCCAGAGATGAGAGGAAATTAGACTTGTTTTCTACAGCTCCCTACCCACACAGCACCAGGAGCAGCTGGTCATCTTACCGTTCTAATAGTCATGTGACCGGTCAGCGTGTCCGTATTTGTATTTATAAGTTATTATGAATCATATAAGTCTGTCGGGGTTCGCTCTCTCAGCAGAATCCTTGTCGTTGCCCGGATTCATCAAACAGACTTTTCTGCCAAAATATTCTATAAATGGTCAGTTCCTGAAGTCTCTCACTGAAATGGGCTCTTCTCCAGATTTCTAGAAAGCTCATTTTGTTCACTTTACTTGATGGTTGTGATGATTTATTGATGAATAATTTAACAGGATGTTTTTCCATGGACCTTCGCAAAACACTTGATAACAGCCTGTAAGTTCTTCTTGTCTGACTGCCAGACTAATGCCGCAtcatgaaaggaaaaaaaatactttagttTGACATAACTTGGTGCATAAAATGGGTAGAAGGTTTTTGTAGAAAACTCGTTTTAGGGGTGATGTAGGTAAATATATCAACCACTACTGAATGCATCGCTATGACATTTTGTAATGTGTACATTCATGGCTCCCAGAGGATGTAtcctttggtgatcccctgacttttcgtAGCGCcaacatgaggttgacatttgtgatattgagtgaaatgtctgtacaactattggatggattaccatggaTTTTCCCCTCAGGATGTTTTTTAATcccttttcatctagcgccatcatcaggtcaaaaatgtattttggtttAGGACCTAAGCTAATGACATTTCCATCAGCTTCAGTCGTACTTTGTATTTAGAGCTAATAAGCAAATGTAAGCATGCTGCACAGTAAACTAGGAGGACGATCGTGGTAAATATGGCTACGTTCCatatcgcatactttttctttttacttttagtacgtactgcagctgcccttacaaaatAGGTATACGTTGCATGCATGTACGCATACAGTTGGGATTTAAGGCAACTACTTTGTTGaagattgtgggtcagaatagccagaaaagcatgctagTTGGCATACTACAAAATGGACaacctggtatttttggcatttgacatatgtattgggacatactaaatatattttctggcatactaaatagtatgggtattggaatgcacagtatagctgctaaacatcaacatgtcAGCGTTGCCATGGTGTGCATGTgcgcatgctgatgttagcatttagttcAAGCACAGCTATGTACAGCTGCAGGGTCACTAacatggctgcagactcttCGTCTTGTTTTCTAATGTGCCACTGAGAATCAGCTCTTCTTTTGAATTCACAGTCGTGCATTTAACACAACACTTTAGTTTTTTTGCTCTTTGACACCTGCGGGTTGAAATGGTTGCTGGACAGAGGTCTTAATGCTCGGCTGCACCCTCTGTCGATGGAAGACATGCCTCACCCCTGGGTGCCATGCCATTGCTTCAATAAATCCGAGGTGATGAATCCACTGTGGGACTGAATAGTGAAACATGGAAAACATGCCAAGGTCTGTTGAAGCTGTTTCTTTGTAATAATAGAATATTTacttactattattattttctatgaaGAACACGCATAACTTGCTGAAATAATCTACCTTGTGATATTAATGCCTCGCCCCTGACTGACCTGAACCAGCATCATATTATTGATCGTGGTGCAGGCGCTCCCCTGTGTCCTTGGGCTTGTTGAAGTATGAATCTGGTGAGAAATGAGGAGCAGAGATAATTACAAGCAGCAGCACGGAGCCAGAGTACTAAAGAATGACAATTTGATTAATTGAAGCTGAAGTGGGAAAAATAGGCAGCACTCAGAGATGCCATAACAGAGTTTCAGTCTTCTCTTGATGTTCATCCACATCCTCAGACTCGACATTACCAGGAACGTTGTATGACCCAACTGGAGAAGAAAATTACCTTTTGACAAATTAGCTCAACTTTGAACATTAGAATCTTAACTTAATCTTAACTGATACAACCCTGAATGACAAAATAGTTTGAACGGTGTTGTGTCTTCATATTTGGCTGTATATTGCATATTTTATGTCACTTTAATACAATTCCTATTATAAATTAAACCTTTtgactttctcatttcacaataTGGTAACGCAttctatgacgcccatgtctacaataagaaaatgaccctacttctcacttgatttattacctcagtgaacattgtaaacatgagtttatggtctcaatcgctagtgtctagttttcttcaatacagcatgatgttcatttagtaaattatggtcccatttatagtcaaatagaccataaagcaggggatgcttaagggtgtggctaccttgtgattgacaggttgctaccggTCTGGTCTTGGagttgtctctgttttcagttcatgaaaggtaatattaatattttggtggcctaaaaatgtgttattcagcgttcagttgtacttagctccaccctttcgtgTAATTTCTGGTTGTAAATAACCAAGATGTCGACGGCCACAATgccgaggcttcaaaacgacagtccacaaaccaatgggtgacagcacggtgactacgtccacttcttatatacagtctacggttgGTAGTTGTTAGAGCTGTGTTAGCAGTGAGTTGTTTGATGCAAGTGGTTGCTGATTGGTCTgttcaatgtatttatttccacCAACATCAGTTTGGGGAACGCATCATTTTTATGTATCAATAGTTTGCATCAATCAATCTTCATTGCATTCAAACTGGCATGAGTTGTGGAGTTCTGAGGGTGACCTCAGCTCCCTTTACTCATCTGTACAGTTCCTCTCACTTTGTGAAAAGGTATATTACATCAATCAGTCCAATCTCATGGCCCATTTACTTGAGCACCATgtactccagtgtgtgtgtgtatgtattttagCGTACAATGAGTTTTCACTGTGTCCCATACTCTGACCCGCTTCGTACTTGTACACCACTCATCTGTTCAATGACATTGAGAATAAAAAACAGCATTACACTCCAGTCTGTCCCACTTTCACACCCCAATGAGTGTCAAGTATACTTAATACTTTGAATAAAATCATACCCACTGAGTTTTAAGAGCTCTTACTGTCAGCCTCTGGCTTCCTGTGTTTTAAATGGCTCTAATTAATATCTTTTTCCGCTGTGATTTTATCAGATTTTCATCCATAATAATATCCAAAGACATAAACGACACTATTGGTCTAAGAATAGGAGcagtaaatattttaaattcacTATGCACAGTACAGCATGTGGTATGAACTGCATGcacaataaaataattgttttctgtgtgctgctgataacacagcagtgttttcttctgtactgCAGCTAGAGTATAGTGGGAAAATAATGACTAACCAGCAGTGCCAAGTAATAAGTACGGTGGTGCCAATGGTGTCAGCTGTGTGGGGTTTATGGCCTATTAGTGCCAGACCAGCtctggtgctggtgctgctggtgaaCCAGTTGGACATGTCAAGTCAAGATGATACATGTTTTTAGTTGATGAGTTTCTCCATATTCACTCACCATAACGTCAGCTAAAGTGACCACCATTGTTACCATAGCAGTcaattctgtaaaaaaaaaaaaaaacagcttgtgaaaatgtgacttttagTTGTTTCTGATGCTGTTAGACCACATCCAACTTTTCCATCAGCAGTGACACAACAAGGGCACGATGTTGGTCCACTCTGCTGTTCTCCTGCTGTGATGTGAAATGACTTTTGTGATAACCAGGAAGTTGGAGCCTGTTAGAGCTCTGTGCTTTTCCTCCACAGCCCTCCAGGTCATAAATCTCCAGCTGGGAAAcgtgaatttccctcgggatcaataaagttactctatctatctatctatctatctatctaacacATCTCCACCTCAGACATCTGAACAATCACAGTTTTTACAGAAACGTGGATAACTAATGAACCATTGGGGCcttcaaactagggctgcacaattaatcgaatattaatcgcaattttgacttcccacaattaaatgaacatgatcgactgcgatattgatgtttaaaaggtGTGCACCGCTCATAGAAAAACTCTCCTGCATATCAACTGTCCTAAATGTGCCAGAGGTCAATGACGATGtaggcaacccacccgacccgtcttgaaacactgAGCCTGTCTCGTTCACCATCCTTTGTCTGTATGACctttttgccgtgtcatcaccattcatatctatacaaccaatgtgtctTTATGATTGAATTGTTTACAAGACCACAACGTtgttcatagatctagcctcttaatttggCTCTCAAAGTgaaccagattgatgcatttaactttaaaatgtagctacaACATtcagggtgaatattcctgtatatTTTCATATGGTAATATATattgaggaagaaaaaaattgtCAGTTCTTTCCAACATCGTGctgccctaatttgtacattagcaggaatgtagcacaacacgGAAGAGAAAGCAgttctctgtttatttaaatattaaaatgcaataaaaatattttgtagctaaatcaatgaataatcgtgataaataatcgtgatctcaatatttaTCAATATAATCGTGATTACCATTTTGTCCATAATCGTACAGCCCTACCTCAAACTCTACATAATATGAGCCTTTATAAACTAATATTGTTTTGtgatatagggctgcaactaccgattattttcattgttgattaatcttttgagtattttctctattaatcaattaattgtttggtctataaaatgatgaaaaatgttgatcagtgtttcctagagcccaagatgacgtcctcaaatgtcttgttttgtcctcaactcaaagatattcagtttactgacatagaggagtaaagaaaccagaaatattcacatttaagaagctggagtcagagaattttgactttttttttcttaaaaaaaatactcaaactgattaattgattatcaaattagttggtgattaatttaatggtTGACAACTGTGTGaataatcattgcagctctaattataatatattaattctGAGTCACAATCTGGTCTAAGATTATTATCTTTCTACTATAAAGCAAGGACGTGTGTGTAATAAATCAAAACATTGAACAATACAGTGTTCAGTGTTTTATTGGCTTATTTTCAATATGCTAATAAAATCCTTTCCACTTTAATAAAATTACAAACCTTTGCTTTTGCAAACTGTTATTTATGAGAACAAGAACCATTCAGTTATTTGTTGACAGAAGAAACTTAACTCTTCTATCAAAACAGCCAACACAAGGTCATAATGTGGAACTACTGTGAAGACATTCACCGGTCTCGTGGCCACgttcctttttgtccccacAGAAGTGAATCATCGCAGCTcataaatagaaacaaaatcCTCCTGGTTTGACAAAGCAACAGTCAGTCAGAAAGCCTTGAAACAAATCCAAATGACTCAAAGGAGATCATGTACGCATTCATCGATGAGATTACCAAGATACTCATTTGGCTGGCTGAGTGGATGCTGTTGTGTCCCAGCAGGGATCAGGTGCATCAAGTTTATGCCTCACCGAGCTTCATCGTCACCACCTCTGAAATCCTCAGAGACAAGAGGCAACACGGGCGAAAAGCACTGGTCTTAAAACGTGTCTGAGGCACAATGTTTTCTTCACCCAGAGAAATGACCTTTCAACAATCACAGCACAGATTTCTATTTTTAAGTGTTGTGCTCTATTTTGATCTTCAGTCTCTATAAACCCTTTTCACTTAGAATTTCACTCAGCCTCAGAGCTGGATCGGTCTGCTTTTCTGGCAATAATGGCTCAATATCAACTACTTGGACTAATGTGAGAGCTCTGTGTGCTTTATATAACGCATAATTGTAATAATCCACTTGAATAACTTTGGTAATGTCACAATAACCAGCCAGCTTTGAGCAGAATCAGTCTTTCTCTGCATTTCTAACACGTTTTTAATATTGAAGGTGGCagatttcttcctttttttatacaATTGTGAAACCtgttttcacaaaaaaataacaataataataacttgtatATATTGTAGCTTTTAAAAACAgagtttacaaagtgctttgacAGACAAAGTAAAGCAAAACAGGATACAAGGCAAGATAACAGAAAGCCAAAAGACTAAACTAAGGTAACTTTTAAACACAGATAAAACAGCACAatagataaaacaataaaaaaaacataaattaaataaatacaaataaaaagaaaacagcaataaaacaatacaaaagaTGATAAAAAAGGCTGCATCTTCACCAGTGTGTTGTTTAAACATCCGATTTCTACATTTAACTTGAAGTAATTGGTGCTCTTCTCTTTAGTGACTGATACTTAGAGCCTCTCCTGAGTTATTACTAAGTAGTGTTTTCAGATGTTTGTATTACTGTGCAGTATGTTGACCTCCACTGGTGAAAATTGGAAGTAATTgtaatgaaatatgaaaaaaaaaaaaatagtatcaGCTAAAAGGGAATGTTAATCAACATCTCCCAGAACCAGTGATAAACATGAGCAGATTGGGTTTAAATATGTGTCTTCTTTGTACATAACGAATATAAATAAGAGCTCCTAATCCAATGTAGAACTTTTAGTACTCACAGCACTTTgaagaaaatgactttcctcaTGAAAATGCAAATTTATGCAGCAAGATGCTGCAATTGATCAAGTCATGCATGATTTTGTTCAATATAAAGGCTTGCTTTGAATACTTTTACAGAATATTAAAGAACCAAATGTCACTTCACAATGTCAGCGGTGAATACTTATAGATATATTCTGACTAAGTGTGTTTATAATAGTTATCACAGAGGTAGCTGCATCACTGGCATCTCATAATGGTAATTGGGTATTTTGTGACTCATGCAAACTGCAGCAGGTTGAAGAGGTCGGTTCAGCCGTgcttattaaatattattatgtaAATGGCTTGGGACCGTTTTTAGGCTGCTTTCCAACGCAGCATTTCAACTGCTGGCTTTGTTGGTGACATCAAAGACCTCGATGATGTGTCTCCTCATCATGTAAACGGAAGCAAAGgcaaaaatattggaaaaaaaggaCCAGTCACCTGATTTTTACATGACATGTTTAATCTCTGTAAGAACAATAAGTAGAAAAATAACAGCAAACAAACAGCTGTGAAGTAAAACATCAAGCCTGTTATGAAAGATGAAATATGAAGTATTGCTGCCCTCTGCTGTACAAACCCTGAATGACTCACACACTGCAACAAGTACATTTTCAATTAAGAAAATATACACAAATGTTCCCATAATAaatattcaaattgcttgttttgtccgtccAATACTCAAAAATATTCTATTTACAATTCTATAAAACATAGCAAAAGTGGCAGATCTTCAAATTTCAGAAGTCTGAACCAAACAATGTTggttgataaatgacttaaatgattaaattgATTACCAAAGTTGTTGCAGAATTTAACCGACTAATCGGTTAAATTGTTTAAGCTTCAGTCGCAAGAAAGAGCAAACTTGTAAAGATATTAATAATCTGTAAATATGTAGTGAACTAACTTCATCTAACCGTcgtttgtaaataataatccacATTGGagcataaaaattaaattagaaaatCCTATTTATCTGCTTAAAGCTGTCAAAGTTGCTCCCTCTcatgtaaaaatacagaaatccGTTTTAAACTGTCAAGGGTATTGTGTTttaatccagtggttcccaaagtggggtccggggacccccagggatCCTTGAAGGAGTTCAAGGGGGTctccagcaaaaaggggaatcgtTTAATTTCACAATAATTCCATTAGTAAGTATGTATTGTAATGGATGTcaattttggtcatgggtttcatacactttctgtaataaaacataaaaaaagcaaaaatcctatcagatgggggaccctgggacaaaatcttatcaaatgggggttcatggtttaatttgtttaagtttaggggtccttgacgtgaaaaagtttgtgaaccACTGTCTTAATCCACAGCAGTTCTGATATGAAACCTGAATTTGAAGTTTGGGAACCAATTGTTACAAAGTTCTTGAACAGTAGAATGTATTTAAGATCAAAAACTCCTGTAAAACCCTGTACATGTTGATCACTTGTATGGTCTTTATTTACAATGAGGTTTACCTGATGACGGCCTGAGGGCAAAGCATAAATAAACTCGTGTGGAAACCATAATAGTTCAGTATTCTCACTTTCAGCTTCATGTGGTCATCACCCACACCGATGCTGTAAACAAACCCTCCTTGCTGTAGAGCTGATTACATTATTTGATTGTTCCACTTCACAACTCTGACAGACTTGCTGATTTGCCTTAATAACTCTCCTCGGTGTCTCAGTGTTAAGTGCGTCTTCAAATCTGAATCAATTGAGCGATTTCACATCTGCATGCATCTTTGAAATAATTTATTCAATATTCATATATATGGTAATATAATGGTTTTCATCATGATCAGCATAGAAAATATATACAGAGCAAAGCATTAGTAAAAATGACAGATCCTGCTGGGAAAGTTATGTGCTTATATATTGTAGAAGGCGGTAATATCTCAGCAACTTCCAAGAGGATTTTCTTCATTTAACAATCATTGATCCCGGATATGGATAGCCCAGATGTGCAGGTTCTAGTAGATAGTTAGCACAGCTTTTGAAGTCTAAGTGGTGATCCGAGATTAAGAGAGGCTGCAGTTGGAGGTTTTGGACTCTCGCCCctaaacaaagagagaaaatacgGTTAGAAACAGACTAATTTATCCCCACATATTTCATAtactaattaaaaatgtatgaaaaggcAAAATTAGTCTTTCTTCTGTCAGTACAGGAAGTTCAAAgaggatggattgccatgacaacaGTGTACCTACATGTGTTCCTGTAAGCATGCTACGGGCGCCTAAGCTTTCCGGGTACCTGTTGTCTCTGCTGCTGACGTCTGTATTCTTCTTCACTGGCAGCGAGAGCCTGAGCCAGAGCCAGATCCTCCTGCTCCTGAGGGCTGAGgcacaaacaaaaagagaatCACAGTTAgtggtgggaaaaaaacaaacaaagttaaGACCTGTGAATCTGGATTTATGTATAATGCTGCCTCTATTATTATGTGTACTTATGTGTATTAAACCGATGACGGTATgcgtgtatactgtatataaactagGATAGTGGTAAATATCAGAATACTTCCCACAactttgattctttttttttttaccttggaAACAGCTGCTGTCAAAGAACGTCAATACAAGGTTCAATAGCTGTTCCATTGTATCACAATCCTTACAAACAAGTAGGCTCACATATTCCTGTTGCTCTCTCCCTGACATGTTAacacattacatttttatcaagtGGTAACAATATTGGGGAAACTATTTACAAAAGGAGCCCAGTTGCATTGTATAGATATGACATTATTAAGCATCTATCATCTTTTACGCATGTTTCTCATGAGTTACTGTTGTGCAAATAAAAGAAATTCAATTTAACTTTTGTTTAGATACAAAAGACACAAAGCTCTTCTGCTGTATTGACAGTGAATTTGAGAGCAAGACTGACTTCTTCTACATCCCTTTTGAAAACCTACTTtttgaataaaaatacaaaaactttAGCTGATCTTTTCATGTGCTtgctatattttattttcatattgtgtGATTTTATTGGTATTTTATCTTAAGTTTTATTTACGTATTTACTTGGttgttgatgttttaatgtttatcTACTTATGCTACACCTTGTAACCTTATTAAGAAAGGCGTTACGCAGATAAAGTGGTGTGCTGTGCACTCCTGCTGTAATCTGTAATACCACTCCACTGTTTTAAACTAAAGGTCAGTGAGAAAAACACTCAACAGCAGCACGCCGTGTTAGGAGTGATGTCGAGCTGATAATAGGATGCGTCTATGTTTTGATGAACAAAGCCATTGCAATCTCAATAGCACAGGACATCACACACCCACTCAATCACCACCTCACCATAATGCCCCACTCCGGGCACTAGTACAGAACACTGAGGTGCAATAGGGCTCGCTTTGGGAAAAGCCTGATACCGGCAGTCATAGCCGCCTTAAACATCAGGCGTCGCTCAATAGGCCTGAGTGTGTACTGCTGTCCATCACTTTCTGTTGTGTCATTGTTGTATTGCTGTTGCtgttactgtcactgtcactgtgtgCTGTTGAACGTATTGGTGTCTGACAAGTACAGTGCTGCAGAAAAGAATTCTCTCTTGTGGGATAATAAAGTCTAAAGTTTACTCACGTGAGGGCCGGCTGAACTGTCTCCCTCGAATCAGCCAGGGACATCTCCAGAGCTCTTTGTAAAGCCTGCTCCTCCGTCTGCAATGACAGCACCAGAGCAGCACACTCATGTTCACATGTTCCTCGCATTTGGGAATTATTGAAATCAGGTGATGTCATGTAAACAATGTTCATACCATGCCGGCCTGAAAAGATGCTGATGGTGGAATTACATTCTGTGCTGAAACGGAAGTAGGAATCCTGGGTAGCTGGGCAGGgctgaggaaaaaacaaaaacaggacaaAAGTCAAGTATTATTTTAAGCATCTATTTCAAAAGTGATTAGGCTGACCTTCTTCTGACGCATTTAAAATCAACACTAAGTGAAAGTGTTTACCCAGCGCTGTGGCCTCTGTTGTTTGCAGGCACACCATTAGAAGCCGGTCTATAGTTTCCTGAACCGGAAGAACTAGAGgcagaggtggaggtggaggtggaggtggaggaagcaCCTTGGGTCCTCATTAAAGCAGAATGTCTacgacaataaaaaaaaaattaagtcagCAATTCCTAGTGCAATATTCAGATGAACGGATCTGAAGATGTAGTGTGACTGTACCCACCCTGCTTTGGACAGGGGTTTCCCGTCAGTCTTACATTCATGGTCTAGTGGGTGCCGGTGTTTAAGACAGTAATTTAAATGACACTGGTCACAGGTCACTCGCATCATTTCCTTCTGCTTACAGCCTCCTTTAGAACACTTGTTTGTGAAAATCTGAAAGGAAAATAgtcttattattgtttttagatTATAACTCACTGTAAGGTGAAACACCTCAGTTTTATATTaacctttctttttctctgcgCAGGGTCCGATTTGCAATCCCGATCAATGTGTTCCCCGACTTTAATGTCGGGcgtctctcctctctttatGGGAATGGGGATGTTGCACAGAGGACAT
This window harbors:
- the zfand2a gene encoding AN1-type zinc finger protein 2A isoform X1, which codes for MEFPHLGEHCSEKTCKRLDFLPMRCDACQEIFCKDHISYATHKCMSSYKKDIQVPVCPLCNIPIPIKRGETPDIKVGEHIDRDCKSDPAQRKRKIFTNKCSKGGCKQKEMMRVTCDQCHLNYCLKHRHPLDHECKTDGKPLSKAGHSALMRTQGASSTSTSTSTSASSSSGSGNYRPASNGVPANNRGHSAGPAQLPRIPTSVSAQNVIPPSASFQAGMTEEQALQRALEMSLADSRETVQPALTPQEQEDLALAQALAASEEEYRRQQQRQQGRESKTSNCSLS
- the zfand2a gene encoding AN1-type zinc finger protein 2A isoform X2; its protein translation is MEFPHLGEHCSEKTCKRLDFLPMRCDACQEIFCKDHISYATHKCMSSYKKDIQVPVCPLCNIPIPIKRGETPDIKVGEHIDRDCKSDPAQRKRKIFTNKCSKGGCKQKEMMRVTCDQCHLNYCLKHRHPLDHECKTDGKPLSKAGHSALMRTQGASSTSTSTSTSASSSSGSGNYRPASNGVPANNRGHSAGPAQLPRIPTSVSAQNVIPPSASFQAGMTEEQALQRALEMSLADSRETVQPALTPQEQEDLALAQALAASEEEYRRQQQRQQVPGKLRRP